ATGGGTGAGACCACCAGCACCCGCTGGGTCACCTTCGAGGGGGGGCTGGAGTGAGAACATCACCGTGGGGAAGGGCATCCGGCTTTCGGAAAATGTGATTGATCGAATGAAGGAATCCTCTCCATCTGGTTCGAAGTCTCATTGGTATTCTGGTGCTTATGGTGCCTCAGTTTCTGATGAAGAATTGAAAAGAAGAGTAGCTGAGGAGCCGGCATTGGAGCAAGCCGAGAAAGAATCTGAAGATCAGAAACGACTAAAGCAAGCCAAAGAGCTGGACCGAGAGAGATCTGCTGCCAATGAGCAGTTAACCAGAGCCATCCTTGGGGAGAGGATATCGAACGAGGAGGAAGGCGCTAAGGCAAAGCACCTGGCTAGGCAGCTGGAAGAGAAAGACCGAGTGCTAAAGAAGCAGGACGCATTCTACAAAGAACAGCTGGCTAGACTGGAGGAGAGGAACTCAGAGTTCTACAAAGTCACCACTGAACAATATCAGAAAGCTGCTGAAGAGGTAGAAGCAAAGTTCAAGCGGTATGAGTCTCATCCAGTCTGTGCTGATCTGCAGGCCAAAATTCTTCAGCGTTACGGTGAGAACACCCACCAGACCCTCAAATGCTCCTCTCTGGCCACCCAGTATATGCACTGTGTCAATCATGCCAAACAGAGCATGCTTGAGAAGGGAGGATAAAAACTTTCAGAACGAGCAAAACACCATCAATGTTAATTCCAGAgatggaacatttttttttttcctagtaagaAAATAACCCATTTGAAGAGAAGACCACTAATGAGAAACCACTAAAGAGAGACACCAAGAATGGATTCAGCAGAGTCATTTCACATTTTGAACAGCAGCAATTTGAAGGGCCAAAGCCTTGATCAGGGATCAGTTATTAAAGGACACACTTCAGTATTAGTAAACCCTCTTATGATAATTAAAAGAGAAGGGCAGCCCTCTCCACCGTTTGGTACTTTCTATTCACCTTCCACTGAccataaaatgtttctcttcagAGCAAGCCCCATCATTTGGTGAACCTCCACCCTAACAaagtagggtggggtggggggctaaaTTAACTGGAGTCGGGTGAGGAGAGAGCCAGAAAACACAGATCTGGGGCAGCAGTGCTGGGTGGAATTGTCTAGGCTATGGCATgctggctttctctctctttcttttctcctttgattaTGTAAGAGCTGTTTCATTTTAACTTCTTATGGTGATTACACAGACAAGAagacaaaaaggagagaaaatgtacCTCTTCTACTGGAATAATGTTTATGATTGCAAGtgagatactgtatttttatcaATATGAAGGCAACCTTGGCTGATATAACCTCTATACTGAATACTTACATCTTTACTTCACTCActatcaataataaatatattttctgacaaaaaaaaaaaaaaaaaggctgcgaagctgaaggaaaaatacaaaaaggatatTGCTGCATATCGAGCTAAAGGAAAGCCTGATGCAGCAAAAAAGGAGTTGTCAAGGctgaagacagcaagaaaaagaaggaagaggaggaagatgaagaggatgaagaggagaaagaaggtgaagaagatgatgaggaagaagaagatgatgatgaataAGTTGGCtctagcactttttttttcttgtctataaagcATTTAATTCCCCTGTACACAactcactccttttttttttttttatactttaagttctagggtacatgtgcatagcgtgcaggtttgttacatatgtatacttttgccatgttggtgtgctgcacccatcaacttgtcagcacccatcaattcatcatttatatcaggtataactcccagtgcaatccctcccccctcccccctccccatgataggccctggtgtgtgatgttccccttccccagtccaagtgatctcattgttcagttcccacctatgagtgagaacatgcggtgtttggttttctgttcttgtgatagtttgctaagaatgatggtttccagctgcatccatgtccctacaaaggacgcaaactcatccctttttatggctgcatagtattccatggtgtatatgtgccacattttcttaatccagtctgtcaccgatggacatttgggttgattccaagtctttgctattgtgaatagtgccgcaataaacatacgtgtgcatgtgtctttatagcagcatgatttataatcctttgggtatatacccagtagtgggatggctgggtcatatgatacatctagttctagatccttgaggaatcgccatactgttttccataatggttgaactagtttataatcccaccaacagtgtaaaagtgttcctatttctccacatcctctccaacacctgttaactcactccttttaaagaaaaaaattgaaatgtaaagcatgtaagatttgtttttaaactgtacagtgtctttttttttttgtatagttaACACACTACAGAGTGTGTCTTTAGATAGTCCTGTCCTGGTAGTATTTTCAATAGCCACTAACCTTGCCTGGGACAGTATGGAGGTTGTAAATTGGCATGGATTTAAAGCAGATTCTTGTTGGTGCACAGCACAAATTAATTATATATGGGGATGGTAGTTTTTTCTTCTCCAGTTGTCTATGATGCAGCTTATATGAAATAATTGTTCTGTTAATGGAATACCGCTCTgtaattgcaaagaaaaaagttgCAGGTGTTTTGTTGACATTCTGAATGCTCCTaaggaaatacaagaaaaaatatgtaagttgATTAAGTGTTATAAAAgaaaactgggccaggcatgatggctcccacctgtaattccagcattttgggagactgaggcaggaggatcacttgaccccagcagttcaagaccagcctaggtgacataggggcaactctgtctctacaaaaaataaaaattttagccaggcatagtgctatgtgcctgtagtcccagccaccagccatttgggaggctgaggtcgaaGGATAGTTCGAGCACaaaagattgaggctgcagtgaactataatcatgccacagcacttcaacttgggtgacagaacaagaccttgccTCTAAGAAAGAAAGACTGTAGGATATTGATATTACAGGAGTCTATAAGAAATTCTGACTTAATTGGGTTTGAAGAAGTGACATTGAAGTGAAAGTTGGAGGatgaaaaactagccaggaaCATTCAGGTGAGTGTGACAGAATGAAAAAAAGGAGCAGGGAGGAAATACTAAGCAGAGGACACAGCATTTGCAAGGAATGTTAGATAACAGGAGAGACTGACTGGAGACGAACTTATCAAGGAGGTCAGATATTGAGTCCCATCATTCCCATCCCCAACGTCTTGCCTGTAAGAAGTTTGATAGCAGGTCTATTTGCACAGAAGGCTGTTGGCAGGCCTTCCAAAATGAGCTGAGCAACTTTACCTTGATCCTGGATCTGACCCTCAGCTGTACCAACTGGGAAACTGGGTTTTGGGAGCGCACAAAATGTAATACCAGAATGAGCCTGGTATTGCTGTTAGAGCCACTTTAACTATATAAGATGGGCATGGTTTAAGATGTGGTGAAAGAGAATAGGAGGGAGAGTAAGCTAATGGggttagaaaaacagaaataatcacAGCTAGGAGAACGTGAAAAATGTGGTTTCCTGGCAGCCAAATTCCTGCCGAGATCACACTCTAGCTCATGGAATTTCCCACTGATCAGAATGCCTTCTGCTTTTCTCTGGCTGAAACATTAGTGCCCCAAGTTTTACTATCAAAGACAGGATAAtgacaaaaatgtttattgattaaACACAGAAAGCACTGACAGTCTTTCCAGATGAAGCCAATAGCATATACTATAATTCTTATCTTCTTATGCTTTATTACATTCATGTATTGAGTCTATGTATCTGTCACTTTACTTCTACTATTTCAATTAATCTTCAGAACAATTCTATACGGTTGGTattagtgttccattattggaacactaagcttGTGGGAGTTTTTTATATCCtgctgctcaaggtcatcgccgaggtctgatttttcacacaaaaaaatttgcaccctctggcataaatgggttaatatccctccctctttcctccatTGGTGAAAAAATTGAGAATCAGAGAGTTTCAGTTATTGGTCAGAGATTACACAGTTAGGAAGTGAGAGTCAGAATTCAGATTTGGTtatgtctgactccaaaacctaTGTTATAGTCATTCCAACCCACTGCCTCTAACAGTATAGAGGCATAGTATtcctaaaaacatatttttagaagttttcaCATGTTAAGCTTAGAATTGGAAGCAGTGATGTTTTCAATAAACATTAACAGTCCGGTTAAGGGCAAGGAATTTGAAAATGGCATTTTGTGTTGAAAATATCCTGAAAAGTTTTCCCTAATCTATGGTTCTATGACATTATTTCAGTTGTTTCAATTTTTAGTAAAAGAGAGAACATGGTCAATAAAAATGCTCTTTCCTGCATGTAAAGACCACATTTAGTGATGCTGTTACAGTATCACTTGTGCAAATCAGTAGGACTTGAAGATCATATTTTCCTCCTATTTTAGGGATAAAGTCATAATGATTTTTGGAGGCTATGCATTAGTTTAGAGATGCTAAGACACAATCATGCTTTATAAAAGTAAATTCTATGAAAAAATCTTAATGACATGATCAGAGCCATTTCTGTAATACTTATCTCACACTGTATTTAATTATTCATAGCTTTTGTTGTGCTTTACTAatgtatgtttaaatatttcttatacaCCAGCTTTCAGTCAGTGACAagtaaaaaaaaaccacacaaatattTCTTGCACAATGCAATGTAAGACTATTAAATTCTATTTACTTTGCTAACAGCTAATCTAGtcataaatatgaaattaatcaGTCAGAATAGTAAAGGAgcaaaatacactgaaaaaataaaatctgttataCTTAAATAAGTACATGTCATTGGTTGTTTATAACTTACTTCCTTTATAAACCTATTAATTACTAAAATGCATTCTTACAATAACATGGCAAatatgattataattttaattgtttttatgggtaaataaaaaaactaatataATTAGTACAAGTTAACTGACCAACCCAAGAATGGTAAATAGTTATTTCAGCATGTTTATATTCCTACTTTTTACAGATATGCATAAACACTGTAGAGAACATGTATTTCACACATGTGAAACATAATAATTCCTGCGGCTGCCACATTTTCGTATTGATAGTAATACAGATTTCCTTCCTACCTAGTTCTtgaatttaaacaaatgtttaaataaaaaactcCTGTGCCAGTTCTGGTGTTAACTAAAATCAATTTTTGTAAATCAGCTTTTGTATCAGAAAGCCAGTCCTACTTTGTCCCTTCCAGGAGACAGTTACATAGTTTATGTCAAgggtttaaaataagaaaacccaAAGCTGCTTCTTTTCTGAACCTTTACTatcatttaaagtaaatttatctCCTGAAATCGTATGATGCAGAGGTGGAGAGCAAGAATTTTGGAGGCTTCCTGGCCAAATTTGAAATCCAGCCCTACCACTTACTGACTCTGGGATCTGTGACAGGTTACATAATTCCCCTGTATCTCATGTTTTTTCATGGTGCTGATAGTAGCAATACATATCTCATAGAGTTACTCTGAGAATAAAGTAAATACTAACACCAAGGATACAGAAGACATAGTCATTATTATTGCACAACCTAAGTTTTACTTAATGGCCGCTATATTAAAGTATAGTACACATGCAGAAAGATACTCAGAAGTGTTCAGCTTACTGAAATTTCATAAGATAAGCTAAACAATCCTGTATAGCAAGCACGCAAATTACAGAAGAGAAACTAGTTACACTCAAAGCCCTCCTCATGCCCCCTTCTAGCCACTACTCCTAAGGGTAACTAATATTTTGACTTCACATTAGTTTCATTAATGGCTATTTTTTAAACCTTGATATTATAACAATTGATAAGGGATTTATTGTAgtagcattttgttttttatttaatatcaatGCTTAAATCTGTTTGCTGATTACTCTTTTAACATAtaggcatattttattttctaggttAAAAAAGCTCCTTGAACAAGAAAAGGCTTATCAAGCccgcaaagaaaaggaaaatactaaACGGCTCAATAAACTAAGAGATGAACTTGTCAAACTCAAGTCCTTTGCACTCATGCTGGTGGATGAAAGACAAATGCACATTGAACAACTTGGCCTGCAAAGCCAGAAAGTACAGGATCTTACTCAGAAGttgagggaagaagaagaaaagctcaAAGCCATTACTTCCAAATCCAAAGAAGACAGACAGAAATTGCTCAAGTTAGAAGTAGACTTTGAACACAAGGCTTCGAGGTTTTCTCAAGAGCATGAAGAGATGAATGCTAAACTGGCTAATCAAGAGTCTCACAATAGGCAACTTAGACTCAAGCTGGTTGGCTTAACCCAAAGAATCGAGGAGCTAGAAGAGACCAACAAAAATCTgcagaaggcagaggaagaaCTTCAGGAATTAAGAGATAAAATTGCCAAAGGAGAATGTGGAAATTCTAGCCTCATGGCAGAAGTGGAAAATCTTCGAAAGCGTGTACTTGAAATGGAAGGTAAAGATGAGGAGATCACTAAAACTGAATCCCAGTGTAGGGAACTGAGGAAGAAGTTGCAAGAGGAAGAACACCATAGTAAGGAGCTCAAACTTGAAGTTGAGAAGCTACAGAAGAGAATGTCTGAACTGGAGAAATTGGAAGAGGCATTCAGCAAGAGTAAATCTGAGTGCACCCAGCTACATTTAaatctggagaaagaaaagaacttaACCAAAGACCTGCTAAATGAATTGGAGGTGGTCAAGAGTCGAGTTAAAGAATTGGAATGTTCTGAAAGTAGATTGGAAAAGGCTGAATTAAGCCTAAAAGATGATCTTACGAAGTTGAAGTCATTTACCGTGATGCTGGttgatgaaaggaaaaatatgatggaaaaaataaagcaagaagagagaaaagtggATGgactcaataaaaattttaaggtgGAACAAGGAAAAGTTATGGATGTAACTGAAAAACTAATTGAAGAAAGTAAGAagcttttaaaactaaaatctgaaatggaggaaaaagtaTACAACTTGACAAGAGAAAGAGATGAGTTGATAGGCAAATtgaaaagtgaagaagaaaaatccTCTGAATTAAGCTGCAGTGTTGACTTACTAAAGAAGAGACTTGATGGTATAGAGGAAGTGGAAAGAGAAATAACAAGGGGAAGGTCACGAAAAGGATCTGAGCTCACCTGCCCGGATGATAATAAGATTAAGGAACTAACACTTGAAATTGAGAGACTGAAGAAACGTCTCCAACAATTGGAAGTGGTCGAAGGGGATTTGATGAAGACAGAAGATGAGTATGATCAGCTGGAACAGAAATTTAGAACTGAGCAGGATAAGGCGAACTTCCTCTCTCAACAACTAGAGGAGATCAAGCACCAAATTGCCAAGAATAAAGCAATAGAGAAGGGTGAGGTTGTGAGCCAGGAAGCTGAACTGAGACACAGATTTCGGTTGGAAGAAGCTAAAAGTCGAGACTTAAAAGCTGAAGTACAAGCTCTTAAAGAGAAGATTCACGAATTAATGAACAAAGAAGATCAGCTTTCTCAGCTCCAGGTAGATTATTCTGTACTGCAACAAAGATttatggaagaagaaaataagaacaaaaacatgGGGCAGGAGGTCCTCAATCTGACTAAAGAGTTGGAGCTTTCCAAGCGCTACAGCAGAGCTCTTAGGCCCAGTGTGAATGGAAGAAGAATGGTGGATGTTCCTGTGACATCAACTGGAGTCCAGACTGATGCAGTCAGCAGTGAAGCAACAGAGGAAGAAACACCAGCTGTATTCATACGGAAATCCTTCCAGGAAGAAAATCATATTATGAGTAATCTTCGGCAGGTGGGATTGAAGAAACCCATGGAAAGATCCTCTGTTCTAGACAGGTATCCTCCAGCAGCAAATGAGCTCACTATGAGAAAGTCTTGGATTCCATGGatgagaaagagggaaaatggCCCCTCAATCACTCAGGAGAAAGGGCCCCGAACAAATTCCAGTCCAGGGCACCCAGGAGAGGTAGTCCTTTCACCAAAGCAGGGCCAGCCCCTGCATATTCGAGTGACACCAGACCACGAGAACAGTACTGCGACTTTGGAGATAACAAGCCCGACAtctgaagaatttttttctagtaCCACCGTCATTCCTACCTTAGGGAATCAGAAACCAAGAATAACCATTATTCCATCACCAAACGTTAtgcctcagaaacaaaaaagtggAGATACTACTCTTGGCCCAGAACGAGCCATGTCCCCAGTCACAATTACTACATTTTCCAGAGAGAAGACTCCAGAAAGTGGAAGAGGTGCGTTTGCAGACAGGCCCACATCCCCTATTCAGATAATGACGGTGTCTACATCAGCAGCACCAGCTGAGATTGCAGTTTCTCCCGAATCCCAGGAAATGCCCATGGGACGGACAATCCTCAAAGTCACCCCAGAAAAACAGACTGTTCCAACTCCAGTACGGAAATACAACTCCAATGCCAATATCATAACCACAGAGGACAATAAAATTCACATTCACTTAGGGTCTCAGTTTAAACGGTCCCCTGGGACTTCAGGTGAAGGAGTCAGTCCAGTCATTACTGTCCGACCAGTAAACGTGACAGCCGAAAAGGAGGTTTCCACCGGCACTGTCCTTCGCTCTCCCAGGAACCACCTCTCCTCACGGCCTGGTGCGAGCAAGGTGACGAGCACTATCACCATAACACCAGTCACAACGTCATCTGCTCGAGGAACCCAGTCAGTGGTGAGTAGAAGAGGCTCCAAAGGGCAGGCccatggagggagggagatgtGAGTAGTGAGACTACCCCAGTACCGGCAGTAAAACCCAGCCACATGCTTCTCATGCTGCCTGAATCCAGATGCTTCGCAGAGGACTATCCACACAGAACTGAATGTAAAAAGTGACCTAATAGTTTAATAAATTAGGCCAACTTTGAGGGAAAACTTCGCCTATTCATGTAAATTATGGACAGTGCCATAAAACACTTGCAAAGGTAGCCTCTTTGAAATGGTAGCATATAGTAATCAGAAGGTTTAAAATTTGATTTCAATGTTtaagatagtttttaaaatggagacGGGGAAAATGGTCTATATGGAAGAAGAATTAAAATTGTTCCTAGGTTATGTTTCTATAAATTATTCAATATGTGGTTATGTATGGCCATAGGcatattttatcccaaaataaGATGAGAAGATTTTAAtatcaaaaagttttttaaaagtaaaagtgagtttacatgtataaaaactatattttatttaatcagatCTTGCAGAGAGcaggtgcttcataaatatttaataaatagctggggttgggtgcagtggctcatgccagtaatcccagcactttgggaggctgaggcaggtggattacctgaggtcagagttcaagaccagcctggccaatatggtgaaaccctgtctgtactaaaaatacaaaaattagcccagcgtggtggtggatacctgtaatcccagctactcgggaggctgaggcaggagaatcgcttgagcctgggaggcggaggttgtggtgagccgagattgcaccattgcactgcagcctgggtggcagagcaagactccgtcacaaacaaacaaacaaaactagctgGAAGGCTAAATGAATGATTATTGAAAAGCATGTGCAAAGCACAAAAgctggaacttaaaaataaattctggccgggcgcggtggctcaagcctgtaatcccagcactttgggaggccgagacgggcggatcacgaggtcaggagatcgagaccatcctggctaacacggtgaaaccccatctctactaaaaatacaaaaaactagctgggcgaggtggcaggcgcctgtagtcccagctactccagaggctgaggcaggagaatggcataaacccgggaggcagagcttgcagtgagctgagatccagccactgcacttcagctggggtgacagagcaagactctgtctcaaaaaataaataaataaataaataaataaataaataaataaattctaccagcctggctgacagagcaaaacatgatctctactaaaaatgcaaaggaaaaaaaaataaaaaagtagctgggcgtggtggcacacatctgtaatcccagctactctggaggctgcggcacaagaatcacttgaacccaggagatggaggttgcagtgagccaggatcatgccactgcactgcagcctgggtgacagtgagaccctgtctcaaaaaagtaaataaattatacattatatttttcaaaacacttCCAGTGATTGTCTTCATTTATTGGTGGCAAATTGGCAAATGTAATTATAGAAGAGCTTGTACTGTTTAGATGTTAACTTAAGCTAATACACTAGAAATCATGATTTCTAGACTCTGAACAAGTTCTATAGCATAAATTGAAATCTCCTAAGAAAGACAGGAAGCTCATAATTTAAACAGAAACTGTGGCTTATTTTCCTATATTCTTAATATGATTTACTTTAATTTCCTATGCACAAACATAGACTCAAGGCAGGCTCCAAAGTGTGAATTACTAATTGCTTTGCCAGTAAAGCTTTTACTTGGCTCCTCATGAGCCAAACAGGATTCAGAATTCTTcactgtcctcaggtgatccaataCTGCTTTTTAGGTAACGTGGAGCATAGCTTGGTTGTGTAGGGTCTTGCTTCTTTCTGCTGcattttataaaaagatattGAAGGTATAAATCATTGTAACTTAGAGCACATTTTCTGCCATAatattttcttaccatttttaaGGGTCAGATCAAGGTAGCCCTACCCTCTGTATTGACATTTTTGACTACTGATTAAACCTCACACGAGTAGTATTTCAAAGCAACTGTCTAGGATTTCTAAGTTCTCAATGGTCCACCTATTTTAAGTACATCAGATCTTATAAACTCAAGGACAACAAAAGTTTTGGAATACTCCTCTTAGAATTTGAACAGTGAGGGTAGTTCATTTGTACATTTATTCAGTCAACATTTGTTGAGTGTCAACTATTCCTTAGGCATGGGCTAGGTGCTGGGATGCCAAGAGGACTGTAGAAGCTCCTGACTTAGTGGAATAGACAGGTTTGGAACCTACTTAGTGGTTCTATGATAGAGATGTACACAGGAGTCAACGGAGAAGGCTTCACAGAAGTGGAGGTTTCACAGTTAAAGAGGGATTTtcaagaaggaaaagggaaggagtaTGTAgacagaacagcatgtgcaaaggcacgACGGTGGGAAGCAGCCTGGCATGCTTGGGGAATGGTGAGCATCCCAGTGTGCTGCTACCAGTTGTGCATGGGGCAAAAAATGCAAGGGCAGAAAATAGGGAAGCAAACTGGGGTTGCATATTGCAGGGAGGCATATACATGTCTTATTATGAAATTGATATTAGGGAACCACTGAAAGGGTAATGATCATGAGAAAAGCACATTgtttatgttttagaaagatgTGTGTGCAAAACAGTTTAAAGGATAACTTGGAGGGACAGGGATGCTGTTGCAATTCTCTACCTTAATGATGAAGCAGGCTTGAACTAAGGTAGTGAAAATGAGGACAGAGATAGAGTGAAGATGATCAAAACTATTTCATGACAAATTGAGTAGAGAGTGTGGCTCTTGGGTTTATGATTTGGCTGTCTGGGAGAATAAGATGAGAAACTTTAGGGGGACTAGCTGTTTAGGAGAGAGGATAAGTAATGTTTGGGGCATGTTATATTTGAGATGTCTGGGAAACATCAGAAACGTCCAGTGAGTAGTTGGGAATAAGGATCTGCATTTCtagagggcattgaagcctaggggTCCCAGGGTTTGAACACATGAGGTAATAACTAAGGCAATTCTCAGGGTGAATGTCAAACATTAAAAGGAAGCTGAGAATGGAACATGGTAACACATTTAGAAGGCAGGCAGAGTAGATAACAAGGAGCCAGCAAGAGATTGAAAAGGAGTCGTCAGATATGAGAGGTGAACTGATGAGACTGTCCTAAGAAATCACAGCAAGACGGTGTTAGGAGGACTTTAGAAAGGAGGATGTGGTCAGCAGCGACAATAACATGTGAAGATTTTGAGGTCCTTAGGAGGTGAAAAGAGAGTGGCTTCATCTGaaatggaagaaaggagggagtgTAGAGGTAATTTAGGGAGCAGTAGGAGTAAAGTTGCCTGAGTTTTTGCCTGGTGGTCTATATTTCCTCTGTGAAACTGGAGTTAAGGCCATCTTCAGTAAGGGCAGAGGAGGTGACTTAGTGTTTCAGAAGAGAAGGAAGTTTCAAGCAAAGTTGTTttaagagaagggaaggggagataATCAGAGTGGATTAGATACCAACTCCAAGTTTCTCACAATTATTTTATCTGGGGAAGGGTCATCTGTGGGTGTTCCTGTGTGGCAAGAGTCCCACTAATGTTCAGATTGATGGCATATCCAGAGGAAACTCACCAACATCTCCCTTGTATCTACGTATTTTCTCTCTTACAGTCAGGACAAGACGGGTCATCCCAGCGGCCTACACCCACCCGCATTCCTATGTCAAAAGGTATGAAAGCAGGAAAGCCAGTAGTGGCAGCCCCAGGAGCAGGAAATCTGACCAAATTCGAGCCTCGAGCTGAGACTCAGTCTATGAAAATAGAGCTGAAGAAATCTGCAGCCAGCAGCACCACCTCTCTCGGAGGGGGGAAGGGCTGAGGGCAGTGGCTGAGGGGGTATGTTGTGCAGATGCTACTGCTGCCATGAAAGTGAACCTTCATCTGTTTGTGCCAGTTCTTTACATGTactaatttaagttttaaatattgtgtTTATAAAATAACCGACTAATAACCATGTGTCTTTCCTATTTTGTGCATTTGTTTTGATGCTGGGGAACAAAATTAGCAAAACTATTGCTTGCTGCCTAGAAGCCAGGGCGTGGTTTCTAGTTCCAGTTTTGCTTCTAGCAAGTGGACCCATCAGTAGACCcatctgagcctgtttcctcatcagtTAGATGTGGGGACTCAGCCACATGCTCTTCAAGGCTGGCTCCCATATTTCCTAATTGCAAGTCAAATTTAATGTACCTTGTCccacaataattttttattaaaaaaattctattatgAAATAAGACATACTTTAACAATTGTCATTTGCCTCTTTCACATCATGAATTTGCTTTATGTGCTGGAGAAAACATCACATAGCTATCACAGGGCCTGGACCTCTAaaattttgcaaaaacaaaagGTTCTAAGATGATTTCAGGAAATAATATGAATGtgtaataaaatggaaatgaaatatggaatccTAAGAACAGAGTTTtacttatttgtgtgtgtctgtgtgtactgTAGAAGTTTTAGCCCCTCCATAAGATTCCCACAATTTCTTAGGCAATAATTTTAAAGTCATTAATGTCAGACTCGTGCTCTATTCAAGTGTACAATTGATTTAAATTGTGGAATAGTTTGAAAAGAGCTGCCAAATGAACTTTTATAGCTCAAAAGTGATTGTGATGGATAGAAACTAGCAGAAAGTAAATTCTGATATATTAATGCCAAGGGAAAAAATGACATCATACATATCTTAAttgaattcaaatatttttctcaattaagTATAGACTTGCAAGTGTAAAACCAGTTCATGAtttgggtgtgta
Above is a genomic segment from Piliocolobus tephrosceles isolate RC106 chromosome 5, ASM277652v3, whole genome shotgun sequence containing:
- the FILIP1 gene encoding filamin-A-interacting protein 1 isoform X3, with the protein product MRSRNQGGESSSDGHVSCPKPSIIGNAGEKSLSEDAKKKKKSNRKEDDVMASGTVKRHLKTSGESERKTKKSLELSKEDLIQLLSIMEGELQAREDVIHMLKTEKTKPEVLEAHYGSAEPEKVLRVLHRDAILAQEKSIGEDVYEKPISELDRLEEKQKETYRRMLEQLLLAEKCHRRTVYELENEKHKHTDYMNKSDDFTNLLEQERERLKKLLEQEKAYQARKEKENTKRLNKLRDELVKLKSFALMLVDERQMHIEQLGLQSQKVQDLTQKLREEEEKLKAITSKSKEDRQKLLKLEVDFEHKASRFSQEHEEMNAKLANQESHNRQLRLKLVGLTQRIEELEETNKNLQKAEEELQELRDKIAKGECGNSSLMAEVENLRKRVLEMEGKDEEITKTESQCRELRKKLQEEEHHSKELKLEVEKLQKRMSELEKLEEAFSKSKSECTQLHLNLEKEKNLTKDLLNELEVVKSRVKELECSESRLEKAELSLKDDLTKLKSFTVMLVDERKNMMEKIKQEERKVDGLNKNFKVEQGKVMDVTEKLIEESKKLLKLKSEMEEKVYNLTRERDELIGKLKSEEEKSSELSCSVDLLKKRLDGIEEVEREITRGRSRKGSELTCPDDNKIKELTLEIERLKKRLQQLEVVEGDLMKTEDEYDQLEQKFRTEQDKANFLSQQLEEIKHQIAKNKAIEKGEVVSQEAELRHRFRLEEAKSRDLKAEVQALKEKIHELMNKEDQLSQLQVDYSVLQQRFMEEENKNKNMGQEVLNLTKELELSKRYSRALRPSVNGRRMVDVPVTSTGVQTDAVSSEATEEETPAVFIRKSFQEENHIMSNLRQVGLKKPMERSSVLDRYPPAANELTMRKSWIPWMRKRENGPSITQEKGPRTNSSPGHPGEVVLSPKQGQPLHIRVTPDHENSTATLEITSPTSEEFFSSTTVIPTLGNQKPRITIIPSPNVMPQKQKSGDTTLGPERAMSPVTITTFSREKTPESGRGAFADRPTSPIQIMTVSTSAAPAEIAVSPESQEMPMGRTILKVTPEKQTVPTPVRKYNSNANIITTEDNKIHIHLGSQFKRSPGTSGEGVSPVITVRPVNVTAEKEVSTGTVLRSPRNHLSSRPGASKVTSTITITPVTTSSARGTQSVSGQDGSSQRPTPTRIPMSKESIIIHQLRTNSR